In Spinacia oleracea cultivar Varoflay chromosome 5, BTI_SOV_V1, whole genome shotgun sequence, a single window of DNA contains:
- the LOC130460846 gene encoding uncharacterized protein produces the protein MGSPFAVLQRQFVDHLLFYLHGRILNREFINLLSLQQDHAYPGFLASNFTDFYQATQENLDKLAQILEEDNVEFSNINPILRCFKDSSSIIGAEDFVRQCVEFRRNSHAKDKEGCLSCLERTKTAYCLLQCMDLLVWQVEEAIVELGGTILVPSVNETITRVAEYQFEYVDYTSSLMDRNILIIERDPKYQARNLNNFFTQVPILLDNLLKEFRDTETFIDIHSEIQTTLRGMADVADSAGVTLAALLPIRNALKSLKTWYNKKHTEGIKSMEGCLESMEQARTEFNLLKRQLEPILEMERQISEASMPKPLVKHNERIGAGNPDRVYVRGGQIVQPSKDRRN, from the exons ATGGGTTCTCCATTTGCTGTTTTGCAGAGACAATTCGTTGATCACTTACTCTTTTACCTTCATGGG CGGATTCTGAATCGCGAGTTCATTAATCTATTATCGCTGCAACAAGATCATGCATACCCAGGATTCTTAGCTTCGAATTTTACTGATTTCTATCAAGCTACTCAAGAAAACCTCGATAAATTGGCTCAAATTCT AGAAGAAGACAATGTGGAATTCTCGAACATCAATCCGATTCTTCGCTGTTTTAAGGATAGCAGTTCCAT CATCGGTGCAGAAGATTTTGTTAGACAATGTGTTGAATTTAGAAGGAATTCTCATGCAAAGGACAAAGAAGG ATGCTTAAGTTGCTTGGAACGAACAAAGACAGCATACTGCCTGCTGCAGTGTATGGACTTGTTAGTTTGG CAGGTGGAGGAAGCAATTGTAGAACTAGGTGGGACAATTCTTGTGCCATCAGTCAATGAG ACGATTACTCGAGTTGCTGAATACCAGTTTGAATATGTTGATTACACAAGCTCATTGATGGATAGG AACATTCTGATAATTGAAAGAGACCCAAAATATCAAGCTCGGAATCTGAATAACTTCTTCACTCAAGTCCCCATACTACTCGATAATCTTCT TAAAGAATTCAGAGATACAGAGACATTTATCGATATCCACTCGGAAATTCAAACAACTCTACGTGGTATGGCTGATGTTGCTGATAGTGCCGG AGTTACATTGGCAGCTCTTTTGCCTATAAGGAATGCACTTAAATCGTTAAAAACTTGGTATAATAAGAAGCACACGGAAGGTATTAAGAGCATGGAAGG GTGCTTAGAAAGCATGGAACAAGCAAGGACTGAATTCAACCTGCTGAAGCGCCAACTCGAGCCCATACTGGAG ATGGAGAGACAGATTTCAGAAGCTTCAATGCCTAAGCCATTAGTGAAGCATAATGAAAGAATTGGAGCCGGGAATCCTGATCGTGTGTACGTCCGTGGCGGACAGATTGTACAGCCTTCTAAAGACAGGAGAAATTAA
- the LOC110794631 gene encoding serine protease SPPA, chloroplastic, with protein MAKLLHSTPRLHTIHRRSFHLLSTLSPPPLPSSSAIFFPSPSNILSPPPSFSLSISPTPCNNSLSFSLRLSPTPRRNFSTQAFDSDPNSNSDSGVKLKVEEKVGGDTSNGAPKSEESFPSGEFEFKEFGIWKSFVVKCRMLIAFPWQRVKKGSVLTMKLRGQVSDQLKSRFSQGLSLPQLCENFIKAAYDPRISGVYLHIEPLNCGWGKVEEIRRHILDFRKSGKFVVGYVPVCGEKEYYLACACEEVYAPPSAYFRLYGLTVQASFLGGIFEKVGIEPQVERIGKFKSAGDQLVRKSISEENREMLTTLLDNIYGNWLDKISAAKGKSRDDVEKFINEGVYQIQRLKEEGWITNINYDDEVISMLKERLGLEKEKKLPMVDYRRYSGVKKWTLGLSGGKERIAVIRASGSISRVRGPLSSPSSGIVAEQLIEKIRSVRESKRYKAAIIRIDSPGGDALASDLMWREIQLLAAEKPVIASMADVAASGGYYMAMGAAAIVAENLTLTGSIGVVTGKFNLGKLYEKIGFNKETISRGKFAELTAAEQRPFRPEEAELFAKSAQYAYTQFRDKAAQSRSMPVDKMEENAQGRVWTGNDAASRGLVDAIGGMDRAVAIAKQRANIPQDLPVTLVEMTKPSPSLPEVLSGIGSTLVGVDRTLKVLLQELTSVEGIQARMDGIIFEKLDETSYGNPIINMLKDYLGSL; from the exons ATGGCGAAGCTACTGCATTCAACTCCTCGCCTCCACACAATCCACCGCCGTAGCTTCCACCTTCTCTCCACCCTCTCTCCACCACCACTTCCTTCATCCTCCGCCATCTTcttcccttctccctccaatattctctctcctcctccctcATTCTCTCTCTCCATCTCGCCTACTCCCTGCAacaattctctctccttctctctccGCCTCTCGCCGACTCCTCGCCGCAATTTCTCCACTCAAGCTTTCGATTCCGATCCCAATTCCAATTCCGATTCTGGTGTTAAGCTTAAGGTTGAAGAGAAAGTCGGAGGAGATACGAGTAATGGAGCTCCTAAATCAGAGGAATCATTTCCTAGTGGTGAATTTGAATTCAAAGAATTCGGCATTTGGAAGAGTTTCGTCGTTAAATGCCGTATGCTCATTGCATTTCCTTGGCAGAGGGTTAAGAAGGGCAGTGTTCTGACCATGAAATTGCGTGGCCAG GTTTCTGATCAGTTGAAATCTCGGTTTTCACAAGGATTGTCTCTGCCTCAATTATGTGAGAATTTCATAAAGGCAGCTTATGATCCTCGGATTTCTGGGGTTTATCTTCATATTGAGCCTTTGAATTGTGGATGGGGTAAAGTTGAGGAAATTCGGAGGCatattttggattttcgaaagTCAG GAAAATTTGTTGTGGGATATGTTCCAGTATGCGGAGAGAAAGAATACTATCTGGCTTGTGCATGTGAAGAGGTATATGCACCTCCAAGTGCTTACTTTCGGCTGTATGGTTTGACTGTTCAAGCATCATTTCTTGGAG GTATATTCGAGAAAGTAGGGATTGAACCCCAGGTTGAGAGGATTGGCAAGTTCAAAAGTGCTGGAGACCAGCTTGTACGCAAATCTATTTCTGAAGAAAATCGAGAAATGTTGACGACATTGCTTGACAATATCTATGGAAACTGGCTTGATAAAATTTCTgctgctaaag GGAAAAGCAGAGATGATGTTGAGAAGTTTATCAATGAAGGAGTATACCAAATTCAGAGGCTTAAAGAGGAGGGATGGATAACAAATATTAATTACGATGATGAG GTAATTTCAATGTTGAAAGAGAGATTGGGGCTCGAGAAGGAAAAGAAACTCCCAATGGTTGATTACAG GCGATATTCTGGTGTTAAAAAATGGACTCTTGGATTATCTGGAGGCAAAGAGAGGATAGCTGTCATTAGAGCCTCTGGGAGCATTAGTCGTGTTCGTGGTCCATTAAGCTCACCTTCGTCAGGCATAGTTGCAGAGCAGCTAATCGAGAAGATACGCAGTGTTAGAG AATCCAAAAGATACAAAGCTGCAATAATTCGAATAGACAGCCCTGGAGGTGATGCTCTTGCTTCAGATCT GATGTGGCGGGAAATCCAACTTTTGGCGGCCGAAAAACCTGTTATTGCGTCTATGGCTGATGTTGCAGCTAGTGGAGGATATTACATGGCAATGGGAGCTGCGGCCATAGTTGCAGAAAATCTTACTTTGACTGGTTCAATTGGAGTTGTCACAG GGAAATTTAATTTGGGAAAGCTGTATGAAAAGATTGGATTCAATAAGGAGACCATATCAAGGGGAAAATTTGCTGAGCTCACTGCGGCAGAACAGCGACCTTTCAG GCCAGAAGAAGCAGAGCTTTTCGCCAAGTCTGCTCAGTATGCATATACACAATTTCGAGATAAAGCAGCCCAGTCAAGATCAATgcct GTAGATAAGATGGAAGAAAATGCACAAGGAAGAGTCTGGACTGGAAATGATGCTGCTTCTCGAGGACTTGTTGATGCTATTGGTGGAATGGACCGCGCAGTTGCCATAGCAAAGCAAAGGGCTAACATTCCCCAGGACCTACCG GTGACCCTTGTTGAAATGACGAAACCATCCCCTTCGTTGCCAGAGGTTCTAAGTGGCATAGGGAGTACACTGGTTGGGGTGGACAGAACTCTGAAAGTACTACTTCAGGAGTTAACCTCTGTAGAAGGAATCCAAGCAAGGATGGATGGGATCATCTTTGAGAAACTTGATGAAACATCTTATGGAAATCCCATCATTAATATGCTCAAGGATTATCTAGGCTCTCTCTGA